In Vibrio crassostreae, one DNA window encodes the following:
- a CDS encoding glycogen/starch/alpha-glucan phosphorylase: MKPTQQKTFDKVSFQESVKKHLSATYATTIENADSRAWYLAMGRALAELTTFDLLETENDEKIKNAKSVNYLSLEFLIGRLTGNNLISMGLYEQITHAMEELGQNLTDLLEEERDPSLGNGGLGRLAACFMDSCAAQEYPTVGYGLHYEYGLFKQSFQDGRQQEAPDAWRGVEGYPWEVARPELAQHIGFYGHVEVEFIDGKEVRTWVPGMEVKAMPWDLPIVGYESNTVYPLRLWECQAIAPFSLASFNNGDYFEAQHSLIDAGNITKVLYPNDNHEKGKTLRLMQQYFHSAASVRDILRRHEAAGFSLEDLPKQETIQLNDTHPTIAIPELMRILIDEKGLSWDQAWEISAHTFAYTNHTLLPEALETWSESLINRLLPRHMEIIFEINHRFMQEVRKMWPGDGEKQAKLSIIQEGFHRMVRMANLCVIGSYKVNGVAALHSQLVKKDLFPEFNEIFPGKLTNVTNGITPRRWLKFCNPGLSTLITGKIGTEWPAKLEQLEGIAKFATDAKFQKEFMAVKKENKQRLADWVQENMGIELDTNAIFDVQIKRLHEYKRQHLDLLHILSLYHRILNEPGFECEPRVCFFAAKAAPGYHLAKEIIFAVNKIADKINNDPRIGNKLKVVFIPDYRVSMAEIIIPAADVSQQISLAGKEASGTGNMKMALNGALTIGTMDGANVEIREEVGDENIYIFGLDVDGVQALKAQGYNPYDYYNADPLLKASLDLLTGDEFTPGQPGLLRATFDSLLDGGDPYLCLADFASYVKAHEDMGTQYKDQAGWAKKAILNTALVGKFTSDRSIRDYVNNIWKLEAVNR; encoded by the coding sequence ATGAAACCAACTCAGCAAAAAACTTTCGATAAAGTGTCGTTCCAAGAAAGCGTTAAGAAGCATTTATCTGCAACCTACGCAACAACTATTGAAAACGCGGATAGCCGCGCATGGTACCTAGCAATGGGTCGCGCATTAGCAGAACTCACAACATTCGACCTGCTAGAAACTGAAAACGATGAAAAAATTAAGAACGCGAAAAGCGTTAACTACCTTTCATTAGAGTTTTTGATTGGCCGTCTGACAGGTAACAACCTGATCAGCATGGGTCTATACGAACAGATCACTCATGCAATGGAAGAGCTAGGTCAAAACCTAACTGACCTTCTAGAAGAAGAACGCGACCCATCACTAGGTAATGGTGGTCTTGGTCGTCTAGCTGCTTGTTTCATGGATTCTTGTGCTGCTCAAGAATACCCAACAGTAGGCTACGGTCTTCACTACGAGTATGGTCTATTCAAACAATCTTTCCAAGACGGCCGCCAACAAGAAGCACCTGACGCATGGCGCGGTGTTGAAGGTTACCCGTGGGAAGTCGCTCGTCCAGAACTAGCACAACACATTGGTTTTTACGGTCATGTAGAAGTTGAATTCATCGACGGTAAAGAAGTACGTACTTGGGTTCCAGGTATGGAAGTAAAAGCAATGCCTTGGGATCTACCTATCGTAGGTTACGAGTCAAACACGGTTTACCCGCTACGTCTTTGGGAATGTCAGGCAATCGCACCATTCTCACTAGCAAGTTTTAATAACGGTGATTACTTCGAAGCACAACACTCGTTAATCGATGCAGGTAACATCACTAAAGTACTTTACCCGAACGACAACCACGAGAAAGGTAAGACTCTGCGTCTAATGCAGCAGTACTTCCACTCAGCAGCGTCTGTTCGCGATATTCTACGTCGTCACGAAGCAGCAGGTTTTTCTCTAGAAGATCTGCCTAAGCAAGAAACGATTCAGCTTAACGATACGCACCCAACAATTGCGATTCCTGAGCTAATGCGCATCTTGATTGACGAGAAAGGTCTATCTTGGGATCAAGCATGGGAAATCAGTGCTCATACGTTCGCATACACGAACCACACACTACTTCCTGAAGCACTAGAGACTTGGTCTGAATCACTGATCAACCGTCTTCTTCCACGTCACATGGAAATCATTTTTGAAATCAACCACCGCTTCATGCAAGAAGTTCGCAAGATGTGGCCTGGTGACGGTGAGAAGCAAGCGAAGCTTTCTATCATTCAAGAAGGTTTCCACCGTATGGTTCGCATGGCAAACCTATGTGTGATTGGCTCTTACAAAGTAAACGGTGTAGCTGCGCTTCACTCTCAACTGGTTAAGAAAGACTTGTTCCCAGAGTTCAACGAAATCTTCCCAGGTAAACTGACTAACGTAACGAACGGCATTACGCCACGTCGTTGGTTGAAGTTCTGTAATCCAGGTCTATCTACGCTAATTACTGGCAAGATCGGTACTGAGTGGCCTGCAAAACTTGAGCAGTTAGAAGGTATCGCTAAGTTTGCAACAGACGCGAAATTCCAAAAAGAATTCATGGCTGTTAAGAAAGAAAACAAACAGCGTCTTGCTGATTGGGTTCAAGAGAACATGGGTATCGAACTAGATACTAACGCTATCTTCGATGTGCAGATCAAGCGTCTACACGAATACAAGCGTCAGCACCTAGACTTGCTACATATTCTGTCTCTGTACCACCGTATTCTAAACGAACCTGGTTTCGAGTGTGAGCCACGCGTATGTTTCTTCGCAGCGAAAGCAGCTCCGGGTTACCACCTAGCGAAAGAGATCATCTTCGCGGTTAACAAAATCGCAGATAAGATCAACAACGATCCTCGCATCGGCAACAAGCTTAAAGTGGTATTCATCCCTGACTACCGTGTAAGCATGGCTGAAATCATCATCCCTGCAGCAGACGTTTCTCAGCAAATCTCACTGGCTGGTAAAGAAGCATCTGGTACGGGCAACATGAAGATGGCTCTAAACGGCGCGCTAACTATCGGTACGATGGATGGCGCGAACGTTGAGATTCGTGAAGAAGTTGGTGATGAAAACATCTACATCTTCGGCCTAGATGTTGATGGTGTTCAAGCACTGAAAGCTCAGGGCTACAACCCATACGACTACTACAATGCTGACCCACTACTGAAAGCATCTCTAGATCTACTGACTGGTGATGAGTTCACTCCAGGTCAACCAGGTCTTCTACGTGCAACGTTTGATAGCCTGCTAGACGGTGGTGACCCTTACCTATGTCTTGCTGACTTCGCATCTTACGTCAAAGCGCACGAAGACATGGGTACGCAATACAAAGACCAAGCAGGTTGGGCTAAGAAAGCGATTCTTAACACCGCATTGGTTGGTAAGTTCACATCAGACCGCTCTATCCGCGACTACGTGAACAACATCTGGAAACTTGAAGCGGTTAACCGTTAA